From Halomarina salina, the proteins below share one genomic window:
- a CDS encoding phosphotransferase family protein, with translation MTADLDTVAEDLSTYLSGRLADGPVDVTDVLSHTEGWSRRTISFTGHWADDGAETSQRFVVRISTDYDDVDDATDTRNDIETEFRTMKAGYEAGVPAPEPYLYESDPAVLGGPFFVVEHLDGDALITWDPRNRQRLYDAWDDPENTLPSQFVDAVAAIHTVSPQDVPFLEQTDPEAVVDRELDTYERIYEETRLKREPAIQEALRWFRANKPEVTETTLVHGDFRIGNVLVTDDELTGVLDWELAQVGDPLYDLGYASTRYFAGKLLDPIERPELASALVEREWLYDEYERRTGRTVDRDRVRYWQAFSTFTMLTRGVAGAHRYHTGESDDVRSAWFQYIVPGQIEDLLTTITDDRTR, from the coding sequence ATGACGGCCGACCTCGACACCGTCGCGGAGGACCTCTCGACGTACCTCTCTGGCCGACTGGCCGACGGCCCCGTCGACGTGACGGACGTCCTGAGCCACACGGAGGGCTGGTCGCGCCGGACCATCTCGTTCACGGGCCACTGGGCCGACGACGGCGCGGAGACGTCCCAGCGCTTCGTCGTCCGCATCAGCACCGACTACGACGACGTCGACGACGCGACGGACACCCGGAACGACATCGAGACGGAGTTCAGAACGATGAAGGCCGGCTACGAGGCGGGCGTCCCGGCACCGGAACCCTACCTCTACGAGTCGGACCCCGCCGTCCTCGGCGGGCCCTTCTTCGTCGTCGAACACCTCGACGGCGACGCGCTCATCACCTGGGACCCGCGCAACCGACAGCGGCTCTACGACGCGTGGGACGACCCGGAGAACACGCTTCCGAGCCAGTTCGTCGACGCCGTCGCCGCCATCCACACCGTCTCCCCCCAGGACGTCCCGTTCCTGGAGCAGACGGACCCCGAGGCCGTCGTCGACCGGGAACTCGACACGTACGAGCGCATCTACGAGGAGACGAGGCTGAAACGGGAGCCGGCGATTCAGGAGGCGCTGCGGTGGTTCCGGGCCAACAAACCCGAGGTCACCGAGACGACGCTCGTCCACGGGGACTTCCGCATCGGGAACGTCCTCGTCACCGACGATGAACTCACGGGCGTCCTCGACTGGGAACTCGCACAGGTCGGCGACCCGCTGTACGACCTCGGCTACGCGAGCACGCGGTACTTCGCCGGAAAGCTCCTCGACCCCATCGAACGGCCGGAACTGGCGAGCGCCCTGGTCGAGCGCGAGTGGTTGTACGACGAGTACGAGCGACGGACGGGCCGGACGGTCGACCGGGACCGGGTCCGGTACTGGCAGGCGTTCTCGACGTTCACGATGCTGACCAGAGGTGTGGCCGGCGCGCACCGGTACCACACCGGGGAGAGCGACGACGTCAGGAGCGCCTGGTTCCAGTACATCGTCCCCGGCCAGATAGAGGACCTGCTGACGACCATCACCGACGACCGGACGCGCTGA
- a CDS encoding phosphotransferase family protein, with the protein MSESDDSYFERLVDVDALESYLESHLGATDTFEVDRHAGGHSNETLFVTWGDRDLVVRRPPPGETADTAHDVLREYTVMEALQGTDVPVPETVLACDDHDVIGSDFYVMVRERGVVIRDEEPDQFAAPDHRRRLGEQMVDTLASIHRVDYEAVGLEEFGRPDGFTQRQVDRWQRQYEWAFEVTTDERDVPAVHELTDWLQANVPEDPPHALVHGDYKLDNVMFETSPPPTVRSVFDWEMSTLGDPFADLGWLLSYWPDDGDQSAAVGTAGGAEFLLRDGYPTRDELVDRYESATGLEFANDRFYRALAVYKLGALGEMFFRRHLEGNADDDTYPQMEERVPTLAARAKRIVEGEE; encoded by the coding sequence GTGAGTGAGAGCGACGACTCGTACTTCGAGCGCCTCGTCGACGTAGACGCGCTCGAATCGTACCTCGAAAGCCACCTCGGAGCGACGGACACGTTCGAGGTCGACCGGCACGCCGGGGGGCACTCCAACGAGACGCTGTTCGTCACGTGGGGGGACCGCGACCTGGTCGTCCGACGGCCACCGCCGGGCGAGACTGCCGACACGGCCCACGACGTCCTCCGGGAGTACACGGTAATGGAGGCACTCCAGGGAACCGACGTCCCGGTTCCGGAGACGGTCCTCGCCTGCGACGACCACGACGTCATCGGGAGCGACTTCTACGTGATGGTGCGCGAACGCGGCGTCGTGATTCGCGACGAGGAACCGGACCAGTTCGCGGCCCCCGACCACCGTCGCCGACTCGGTGAGCAGATGGTCGACACGCTAGCGTCCATCCACCGGGTCGACTACGAGGCGGTCGGTCTGGAGGAGTTCGGCCGACCGGACGGGTTCACCCAGCGCCAGGTCGACCGCTGGCAACGCCAGTACGAGTGGGCGTTCGAGGTCACGACGGACGAACGCGACGTGCCGGCGGTCCACGAACTGACCGACTGGCTTCAGGCGAACGTCCCCGAGGACCCGCCACACGCGCTCGTTCACGGCGACTACAAGCTGGACAACGTCATGTTCGAGACGTCGCCGCCGCCGACGGTCCGCTCGGTGTTCGACTGGGAGATGTCGACGCTCGGCGACCCGTTCGCCGACCTCGGGTGGCTGCTCTCGTACTGGCCCGACGACGGCGACCAGTCGGCCGCCGTCGGTACCGCCGGCGGGGCGGAGTTCCTGCTCCGGGACGGCTACCCGACCCGCGACGAACTGGTCGACCGGTACGAGTCCGCCACCGGTCTCGAGTTCGCGAACGACCGCTTCTACCGAGCACTGGCGGTGTACAAGCTCGGGGCGCTCGGGGAGATGTTCTTCCGCCGGCACCTCGAGGGCAACGCGGACGACGACACGTACCCGCAGATGGAAGAGCGCGTGCCGACGCTCGCAGCGCGCGCGAAGCGCATCGTCGAGGGCGAGGAGTGA
- a CDS encoding SDR family oxidoreductase produces the protein MALETPDLSGRTAFITGTTRGIGKEIALSLADAGCNVVSTGKTVDDSDSDLEGTIHKTADACEERGVEALPIQLNLRDVDQVEAAAQQAIDEFGEVDIVINNASAIQIASVEEMPADRFDLVADVNVRGTYATSRAFVPHLEEIGGGHILTNAPPIQVDRAPGQAAYAWSKMGMTFVTLSLADELREHGVAANTFWPVTTIDTRASRYFGLGTEDDWRTPDILADTVLELLSRDPSEFSGNSVYDEEILREVGVEDFSEYNCTPGDPDPDSAALFDPEFQRPE, from the coding sequence ATGGCGCTCGAAACGCCCGACCTGAGCGGACGGACCGCCTTCATCACGGGTACGACACGGGGTATCGGCAAGGAGATCGCACTCTCGCTGGCGGACGCCGGCTGCAACGTCGTCTCGACGGGCAAGACCGTCGACGACAGCGACTCAGACCTGGAGGGGACCATCCACAAGACCGCCGACGCCTGCGAGGAACGAGGTGTCGAGGCGCTTCCAATCCAGTTGAACCTCCGCGACGTCGACCAGGTGGAGGCCGCCGCGCAGCAGGCCATCGACGAGTTCGGCGAGGTCGACATCGTCATCAACAACGCCAGTGCCATCCAGATCGCGTCCGTCGAGGAGATGCCGGCCGACCGGTTCGACCTCGTCGCCGACGTCAACGTCCGGGGCACGTACGCCACCTCGCGAGCGTTCGTCCCGCATCTCGAGGAGATCGGCGGTGGCCACATCCTGACGAACGCGCCCCCCATCCAGGTCGACCGTGCGCCGGGCCAGGCCGCGTACGCCTGGTCGAAGATGGGGATGACGTTCGTCACGCTGTCGCTGGCCGACGAACTCCGCGAGCACGGCGTCGCAGCGAACACGTTCTGGCCGGTGACGACCATCGACACGCGGGCGTCGCGGTACTTCGGGCTCGGCACCGAAGACGACTGGCGGACGCCCGACATCCTCGCGGATACGGTGCTGGAACTCCTGTCCCGTGACCCGAGCGAGTTCAGCGGCAACTCGGTGTACGACGAGGAGATACTGCGCGAGGTCGGCGTCGAGGACTTCTCGGAGTACAACTGCACGCCCGGCGACCCCGACCCGGACTCCGCCGCGCTGTTCGACCCCGAGTTCCAGCGTCCCGAGTGA
- a CDS encoding TIGR04024 family LLM class F420-dependent oxidoreductase produces the protein MSDDFELDVTLTPDRHDTLDDFAAVARDVEDLGFDTVGFGETTGWDSVALLTVLADRTGTIGIADEVIGPFSRSPSQIAQAAASVQSLADGRFRLGLGTSSPALVEGWHGLSFERPLRRLREAIDIVNQATAGETVTYDGEVFTPEGFQLELPTPVEVPIDVAALGPKGVELAGRFADGWVPQLFTPEGLERRLEDLRRGAELGDRDPDALRTSVLLRACALEDGEKARQLGRQHVAFMISLYGPFYRQSIADQGYEGMVETVRGHWQDGDREAAVAAVEDEVLDGLVACGTPDEVNAIVDEFAAIDGCDAVRIGWVGPADDDAIEATMRAVAPNNR, from the coding sequence ATGTCAGACGACTTCGAACTCGACGTGACGCTCACACCGGATCGCCACGACACGCTCGACGACTTCGCGGCGGTCGCGCGCGACGTCGAGGACCTCGGCTTCGACACGGTGGGCTTCGGTGAGACGACCGGCTGGGACAGCGTCGCACTGTTGACCGTCCTCGCGGACCGAACGGGGACCATCGGCATCGCCGACGAGGTCATCGGCCCGTTCTCCCGCTCACCGAGTCAGATCGCACAGGCGGCCGCGTCCGTCCAGTCGCTGGCGGACGGACGGTTCAGACTGGGCCTCGGGACGAGTTCGCCAGCGCTCGTCGAGGGCTGGCACGGCCTCTCGTTCGAACGGCCACTCCGGCGACTGCGCGAGGCCATCGATATCGTGAACCAGGCGACTGCCGGCGAGACGGTGACGTACGACGGCGAGGTGTTCACGCCGGAGGGGTTCCAGCTCGAACTCCCGACGCCGGTCGAGGTGCCCATCGACGTCGCCGCACTCGGCCCGAAGGGCGTCGAACTCGCCGGCCGGTTCGCCGACGGGTGGGTGCCACAGCTGTTCACCCCCGAGGGCCTGGAACGACGGCTGGAGGACCTCAGGCGAGGTGCCGAACTCGGCGACCGCGACCCCGACGCGCTCCGCACCTCGGTGCTCCTGCGGGCGTGTGCGCTCGAGGACGGCGAGAAGGCGAGACAGCTCGGTCGACAGCACGTCGCGTTCATGATCTCCCTGTACGGCCCCTTCTACCGGCAGTCCATCGCGGACCAGGGGTACGAAGGGATGGTCGAGACGGTCCGCGGCCACTGGCAGGACGGTGACCGCGAGGCGGCGGTCGCTGCCGTCGAGGACGAGGTGCTCGACGGCCTCGTCGCCTGCGGGACGCCCGACGAGGTCAACGCCATCGTCGACGAGTTCGCCGCCATCGACGGCTGTGATGCCGTCCGAATCGGCTGGGTCGGACCGGCAGACGACGACGCCATCGAGGCGACGATGCGGGCCGTCGCGCCGAACAATCGGTGA
- a CDS encoding IclR family transcriptional regulator produces the protein MQEEVKTIASVNKALDIMEGLWKLDGAGVTELAEYLDFSKSTVHIHLTTLEEKGYVVSTDRQYELGLRFLNYGEYVKRAQPLYAAAKPAVENLANETGELVFCWVEEQGLATALCAKAGDRAVQTTIRVGTHTYMHGAAAGKAILAYLPDERVDEILDQWGMPRLTDRTITSRERLKEQLETNRQQGVFFSQHEYRRGVASIGVPIRGEECVHGSISVYGPSMRLTKDHAKTELSNQLLSSANQIEVDLTVG, from the coding sequence ATGCAAGAGGAGGTAAAAACCATCGCGTCGGTGAACAAGGCGCTGGACATCATGGAGGGGCTGTGGAAGCTCGACGGGGCCGGCGTCACCGAACTCGCCGAGTATCTCGACTTCTCGAAGAGTACGGTCCACATCCACCTGACGACGCTGGAGGAGAAGGGGTACGTCGTCTCCACGGACAGACAGTACGAACTCGGCCTCCGGTTCCTGAACTACGGCGAGTACGTCAAACGCGCACAACCCCTCTACGCCGCCGCGAAACCGGCGGTCGAGAACCTGGCGAACGAGACCGGCGAACTCGTGTTCTGCTGGGTCGAAGAGCAGGGGCTGGCGACGGCGCTCTGTGCGAAGGCGGGCGACCGGGCCGTCCAGACCACCATCCGGGTCGGCACCCACACCTACATGCACGGGGCGGCGGCGGGCAAGGCCATCCTCGCGTACCTCCCCGACGAGCGGGTCGACGAGATACTCGACCAGTGGGGGATGCCGCGGCTCACCGACCGGACGATAACGAGCCGGGAGCGTCTCAAGGAGCAACTGGAGACGAATCGGCAACAGGGCGTGTTCTTCAGTCAGCACGAGTACCGGCGGGGCGTCGCGTCGATCGGTGTTCCCATCCGCGGCGAGGAGTGCGTCCACGGGTCGATCTCCGTCTACGGCCCGTCGATGCGCCTGACGAAGGACCACGCGAAGACGGAGCTGTCGAACCAGCTCCTCTCCTCGGCGAACCAGATCGAGGTCGACCTGACGGTCGGCTGA
- a CDS encoding ABC transporter ATP-binding protein, whose protein sequence is MARLDIDAIDAYYGQSQVLHDVSLDVNDGEVVALLGRNGAGKTTTLRSVAGIVPPRSGQIRYDDEDITGLSTFEIIRRGIGYVPEDRQVWEPLTVAENLEVPAGRGGEWTVDDAYELFPKLSELREAKAGDLSGGEQQMLVIARGMLGGTDLLLLDEPSEGLAPQIVADVRDALVDLKDDLTILLVEQNVNLALSVADRVYVLANGRIVHESAADGLEADDPTLREHIAV, encoded by the coding sequence ATGGCGAGACTCGATATCGACGCCATCGACGCGTACTACGGACAGAGCCAGGTCCTCCACGACGTCTCGCTCGACGTGAACGACGGCGAGGTCGTCGCGCTGCTCGGCCGGAACGGGGCGGGGAAGACGACCACGTTACGCAGCGTCGCCGGCATCGTCCCGCCCAGGTCGGGCCAGATTCGGTACGACGACGAGGACATCACCGGCCTGTCGACCTTCGAGATCATCCGCCGTGGTATCGGCTACGTGCCCGAAGACAGGCAGGTGTGGGAACCGCTCACCGTCGCGGAGAACCTGGAGGTGCCGGCCGGCCGCGGCGGCGAGTGGACCGTCGACGACGCGTACGAACTGTTCCCGAAGCTCTCGGAACTCCGCGAAGCCAAGGCCGGCGACCTCTCCGGCGGCGAACAGCAGATGCTCGTCATCGCACGGGGGATGCTCGGCGGGACCGACTTGCTCCTGCTCGACGAACCGAGCGAGGGGTTAGCGCCACAGATCGTCGCCGACGTTCGAGACGCGCTCGTCGACCTCAAGGACGACCTCACCATCCTGCTCGTCGAACAGAACGTGAACCTGGCGCTGTCCGTCGCCGACCGGGTCTACGTCCTCGCCAACGGCCGAATCGTCCACGAGAGCGCCGCCGACGGGCTCGAGGCCGACGACCCGACGCTGCGCGAGCACATCGCGGTGTAG
- a CDS encoding ABC transporter ATP-binding protein, which yields MGVLETSGLTKHFGGVTAVDDVDISVPRGEITSLIGPNGAGKTTLFNMLAGALEPSSGVVRFRDEEITGLTPEAIARKGVARSFQITNVFEGLSVLENVCVAVQARHRGGWNFYQHVDSRDDYTEEALEMLSTVGLASERDRLASSLSHGDKRSLEIALALAIGPELLLLDEPAAGMSQVEIEEMLDLIDDLAGEYTILFVEHNMDIVMNISDTVLVLQNGSIIASGPPSEVQADESVQEAYLGGVA from the coding sequence ATGGGGGTACTGGAGACCAGCGGTCTGACCAAGCACTTCGGCGGCGTGACGGCGGTCGACGACGTCGACATCTCCGTTCCGCGGGGAGAGATCACCTCGCTGATCGGGCCGAACGGCGCGGGGAAGACCACGCTGTTCAACATGCTGGCGGGGGCGCTCGAACCCTCCTCCGGAGTGGTCCGGTTCCGGGACGAGGAGATCACCGGGCTCACGCCGGAGGCGATCGCGCGGAAGGGCGTGGCTCGGTCCTTCCAGATAACGAACGTCTTCGAGGGGCTCAGCGTCCTCGAGAACGTCTGCGTCGCGGTCCAGGCCCGGCATCGGGGTGGGTGGAACTTCTACCAGCACGTCGACAGTCGCGACGACTACACCGAGGAGGCGCTGGAGATGCTCTCGACGGTCGGTCTCGCGTCCGAGCGCGACCGCCTCGCTAGCTCGCTGTCACACGGCGACAAGCGGTCGCTCGAAATCGCGCTCGCGCTCGCCATCGGCCCCGAGTTGCTGTTGCTCGACGAACCGGCGGCCGGGATGAGCCAGGTAGAGATCGAGGAGATGCTGGACCTCATCGACGACCTCGCCGGCGAGTACACCATCCTCTTCGTCGAACACAACATGGACATCGTGATGAACATCTCCGATACGGTGCTGGTGCTGCAGAACGGGTCGATCATCGCCTCGGGGCCGCCGTCGGAGGTACAGGCAGACGAGTCGGTACAGGAGGCGTACCTGGGAGGGGTGGCCTGA
- a CDS encoding branched-chain amino acid ABC transporter permease, producing MTSASVLVGLTLNGIAIGMLLLLVASGLSLIFGLMGVVNFAHGSLYMFGAYFGLVLFDRTGVFLLALLLAPFLVAGIGVLMEYLTLRPLYGRDPLYQILLTFGIALILDEVVILVWGPNALNFAGPSWLTGVFTVAGAALPIYRVFVIVLGAVVAVGLYLFLQRTRYGLVVRAGTANRTMVEANGINVKRAFTIMFAVGAGMAALGGVVAGPMLSVYPAMGLDMVIEAFVVVVIGGLGSFRGSVVGALLAGLAQAFGSFYIPSLSSIIIFTLMIVVLLVRPGGLFGDPEVEH from the coding sequence ATGACATCAGCTAGCGTCCTGGTCGGCCTCACACTGAACGGTATCGCCATCGGAATGTTACTGCTGCTCGTCGCCTCCGGACTGTCGCTCATCTTCGGGCTGATGGGCGTGGTCAACTTCGCGCACGGGTCGCTGTACATGTTCGGGGCCTACTTCGGCCTCGTCCTGTTCGACAGAACGGGGGTGTTCCTGCTGGCCCTCCTGCTCGCCCCGTTCCTCGTCGCCGGCATCGGGGTGCTGATGGAGTACCTCACGCTCCGACCGCTCTACGGGCGCGACCCGCTCTATCAGATACTCCTGACGTTCGGCATCGCCCTCATCCTCGACGAGGTGGTCATCCTCGTCTGGGGACCGAACGCGCTCAACTTCGCGGGGCCGTCGTGGCTCACGGGGGTGTTCACGGTCGCCGGGGCAGCGCTCCCCATCTACCGCGTGTTCGTCATCGTTCTCGGGGCTGTCGTGGCGGTCGGCCTCTACCTATTTCTCCAGCGGACCCGCTACGGCCTGGTCGTCCGGGCCGGCACCGCCAATCGGACGATGGTCGAGGCCAACGGCATCAACGTCAAGCGAGCGTTCACCATCATGTTCGCGGTCGGTGCGGGGATGGCGGCCCTCGGCGGCGTCGTCGCCGGGCCGATGCTGAGCGTCTACCCCGCCATGGGACTGGACATGGTCATCGAGGCGTTCGTCGTCGTGGTCATCGGCGGACTGGGGAGCTTCCGCGGGTCGGTCGTCGGGGCGTTGCTCGCGGGCCTGGCGCAGGCCTTCGGGAGCTTCTACATCCCGTCGCTCTCCTCCATCATCATCTTCACGCTCATGATCGTCGTGTTGCTGGTGCGTCCGGGCGGTCTCTTCGGTGACCCGGAGGTGGAACACTGA
- a CDS encoding branched-chain amino acid ABC transporter permease, protein MAVSLSQRFAGMSGRLQWVIGIALLVGFLAVPQVYGSYRTGLAVELLVLLLFAASYDLLIGYTGVVSFGHALPYGAAAYVMGMAMAGRPLPLIPDVGVSFPVAVGLALLAVVVISVVTGWLAFRLSGVYFAVLTLAFSMVGYYAVFESTEFTGGDNGLLIARPDLLGVPLSDYVTFYYFALWVVVLSFLAMRRLTKSPFGRVLVSIRENEDRARFLGYDTTHYKLAVFVVAGLFAGVAGLLQGLYLNILTPNMLYWSTGGDALLVTLIGGMGTLWGVIFGAAFLLGARELLTGFIEGWPIVLGVVYVLFVLFVPDGIAGFLTDRSRSTWDVLADLRGGDGDDDD, encoded by the coding sequence ATGGCGGTCAGTCTCAGCCAGCGCTTCGCGGGGATGTCCGGTCGGCTCCAGTGGGTCATCGGCATCGCCCTGCTGGTCGGCTTCCTCGCGGTTCCGCAGGTGTACGGCAGCTACCGGACAGGGCTGGCGGTCGAACTCCTCGTCCTCCTGCTGTTCGCGGCCAGCTACGACCTGCTCATCGGGTACACCGGCGTCGTCTCGTTCGGCCACGCGCTCCCGTACGGTGCCGCCGCGTACGTGATGGGGATGGCGATGGCGGGACGACCCCTCCCACTGATTCCCGACGTGGGGGTCTCGTTCCCCGTGGCGGTCGGACTCGCCCTGCTCGCGGTCGTGGTCATCTCGGTGGTCACGGGGTGGCTGGCGTTCCGACTGTCGGGGGTGTACTTCGCCGTGTTGACGCTGGCGTTCTCGATGGTCGGCTACTACGCCGTCTTCGAGTCGACCGAGTTCACCGGCGGGGACAACGGCCTGCTCATCGCTCGCCCCGACCTGCTCGGCGTCCCGCTTTCGGACTACGTGACGTTCTACTACTTCGCCCTCTGGGTCGTCGTGCTCTCGTTCCTGGCGATGCGGCGGCTCACGAAGTCGCCGTTCGGGCGAGTGCTCGTCAGCATCCGGGAGAACGAGGACCGCGCGCGGTTCCTCGGCTACGACACGACGCACTACAAGCTGGCCGTGTTCGTCGTCGCGGGCCTCTTCGCCGGCGTCGCCGGCCTCCTGCAGGGGCTGTACCTCAACATCCTGACGCCGAACATGCTGTACTGGTCGACCGGCGGCGACGCCCTGCTCGTGACGCTCATCGGTGGGATGGGGACGCTCTGGGGCGTCATCTTCGGGGCCGCGTTCCTGCTGGGCGCACGCGAACTCCTCACCGGGTTCATCGAGGGGTGGCCCATCGTGCTCGGCGTCGTGTACGTCCTGTTCGTCCTGTTCGTCCCGGACGGCATCGCCGGCTTCCTCACCGACCGGAGCCGCTCGACCTGGGACGTCCTCGCCGACCTCCGGGGAGGGGACGGGGACGACGACGACTGA
- a CDS encoding ABC transporter substrate-binding protein, whose protein sequence is MSRGEPADTRRQFLQRASGGALAGGIVALAGCTSEQAGGGGGGGGGGEDDGGGGNSTGSGNSTGGGGGGDVTLRIGGLFPTSGPYSAIGVDQRVGMEVALRHIEDSDTNVTVETEVADTQLDPEQGLRRARELSGDVDVFTGLGSSSVATAVSNFARQNQVPLMVTTATNEAITGEDCNQYTFRSNTHTYQNQKPNAEWAMENLGKTFATMGADYAWGRASVGAFVEVAEQNGGEVVEQVWPKLGATDYSTEIQRVASTDADFLLVRCSGTDGINSAKQIASFGLKEQMDVITNQTGILAQGAGEACIGNYGMVPYHAALSSEQTGNEQNARFVEDYRSIGDGSDPSTYSFTSYMGVRFLAKAAAESGSASANDLVSSLEGLSLTGPKGQMKIRACDHQATNAIWSTRLVSPEGTEFDYPIPEFLAKHEADSNLRPCEETGCSL, encoded by the coding sequence ATGTCACGAGGCGAGCCAGCGGACACGAGACGACAGTTTCTCCAGCGTGCGAGCGGCGGCGCGCTGGCAGGGGGAATAGTAGCGCTCGCGGGCTGTACGAGCGAGCAGGCAGGTGGCGGCGGCGGCGGCGGTGGTGGTGGCGAAGACGACGGAGGTGGTGGCAACTCGACGGGGTCGGGCAACAGCACCGGTGGCGGTGGCGGGGGTGACGTCACGTTGCGAATCGGTGGCCTGTTCCCGACCAGTGGCCCGTACTCGGCCATCGGGGTGGACCAGCGCGTCGGGATGGAGGTCGCACTGCGCCACATCGAGGATAGCGACACGAACGTCACGGTCGAGACGGAGGTCGCCGACACGCAACTCGACCCCGAACAGGGGCTTCGGCGAGCGCGTGAGTTGTCCGGAGACGTCGACGTGTTCACCGGGCTGGGGAGTTCGTCGGTCGCCACCGCCGTCTCCAACTTCGCCCGGCAGAACCAGGTGCCGTTGATGGTCACGACAGCGACCAACGAGGCGATCACTGGAGAGGACTGCAACCAGTACACCTTTCGGTCGAACACCCACACGTACCAGAACCAGAAGCCGAACGCGGAGTGGGCGATGGAGAACCTCGGGAAGACGTTCGCGACGATGGGCGCCGACTACGCCTGGGGTCGCGCGAGCGTCGGGGCGTTCGTCGAGGTCGCCGAACAGAACGGCGGGGAGGTGGTCGAACAGGTGTGGCCGAAGCTGGGTGCGACGGACTACTCGACGGAGATCCAGCGGGTCGCGTCGACGGACGCAGACTTCCTCCTCGTTCGGTGCTCCGGGACGGACGGCATCAACTCGGCGAAGCAGATCGCCAGCTTCGGACTGAAAGAGCAGATGGACGTCATCACCAACCAGACGGGAATCCTCGCGCAAGGCGCGGGAGAGGCGTGTATCGGGAACTACGGTATGGTTCCGTACCACGCGGCCCTCAGCAGCGAGCAGACGGGCAACGAACAGAACGCCCGGTTCGTCGAAGACTACCGCTCGATCGGAGACGGGAGCGACCCGAGCACATACTCGTTCACGTCGTACATGGGCGTTCGCTTCCTCGCGAAAGCGGCCGCCGAGTCGGGGTCGGCGAGTGCGAACGACCTCGTCTCCTCGCTTGAGGGACTCTCGCTCACCGGTCCGAAGGGTCAGATGAAAATCCGCGCGTGCGACCACCAGGCGACGAACGCGATTTGGTCTACTCGACTCGTCTCGCCGGAGGGCACCGAGTTCGACTATCCGATTCCGGAGTTCCTCGCCAAACACGAAGCCGACTCGAACCTGCGACCCTGCGAGGAGACCGGCTGTAGTCTCTGA